The nucleotide window tttagtcataaatatataagaatttattaattatgtattatataaaatagttaTAACTCAAGCAAGAGAAAGCGCGTGTCTCTTGTCGAATAGCCAAATATCTGTGGCGCTGTTGTCAGATTGTATCAACAGTTTGTAAAATCTCGATATTATTctggataaaaaaataaatgattcgTGATCATGtcttgaaatttgattttataattcattacacttgaaaatatataaacatacctcgaaaaaaaaaacaaatttcttaccaaaatacatttttttgtctatAGAAAAACTTAGTTTTCGGATGTTTTGTCTCAGGCAAGTCTAAAAATTGGTATTCTACGAAGAagaatccaaaaaaatattttgttcatataaaACGGAATAAGGGgtggaaaattaataatatatgatGTTCAATAATCGTAAGGGTGGTTATCAatgattcaattattataattacatatttattatacaataaactattgaaatattttatattaacaatataaatacgtcattaaaaatattaagaagaaaaaactattaataaatgATTAGGGTGATTATTAAGGGTTTAAACGTTAAAAATATGTAATCTTTGTGCAAGAAACCATgatatatgaattaaattttcatttacaacACATAGAGTTGCCGAATCTTTTATAAAATGTCataaatatagaatataaaaaatattattgaatattccaCCATTTTATTTACCGAATCATCCGTGTCATCAAAAGTGAGAAATTATACGAAATTGCAAGCCAATACGttgattcaaatttagaaaatttcatataaacagACAAAGTAAGTGAGCAAGTTAAATAAAGTGTGGAAAATACACCAAAAGACAAATCAAAATGAAAGATATATATTTGCTAAAGAAAGTTTATAGACGTATATATATTATCTTTCAAAACATTATGTTAGCCTCGAGTCAATTTAGACCGAAACACAGGCTAAAACGATAGAAAATTTACGTTTAAATCCAATGTTTCGTTCCgtattaaatttgttatttctcaAAACAGACGCAGTGACGGAGGACGATTTATTTCAAGGccaacaaaacgaaaaaaaaaacatccatcacttaatttttaatgtattcttttcaaaaatatcactaGATTGATTTTAGCAGATTCAGTTTTTGATGCAAGTAAATTGATTCAACTCATTTATTTACCATgtgaaacgatttttttctccttgtcaaaatacaaaatttaaggTTAAGTACGGTATATTGTTCTGCATCAGCTCGAATGAATTATGACATGAGTTTTgtatatttagaatatatttagtTTGGTGTAATGGGTTTTATAATGACACATCTtcacaattaatataaataggaggatttttataaaataaaacgatGTCAAGCAGCTCGTGGTAAAAATTTGCAATGTCTGTACTTTTAGCCAAAAAGTGACAGGTTTTTTTGACAGTTCGAAACGTAGTTTAAGATATGTTATTACTACCAATATTACTACAAACACAATATAAACAAAGCAACTATACTCTTTAAAATTTGTTCATGACAAGTTTTCTTAagcaataattggaaatatcaATAATGCATAGACACAAACTCACCCTGAAAACTACTGGAATAGCCATCCGTAGAGAATTGAGATATCCTCAATAATGTCGAAAATGTACACTCACAAAAACCCTGTCACTTTTCCGACACATACTATTTCAAAAACAAGATCTCGCATACAATTTCGCGCGTTTGGTTAAAAGTGTTCCAAGTGTGCGCCTACCTCTGTCGACAGTTTAAACGCAACTGAAAATTTCACAAAGTCGATCGTCTCGCGTAAAGACTTCAGTCTTCGAAATTATTCAACGTCCTGAATAGCGTCAGGTATAATTCTAAATTTAGATTTGgcaaaaaaatgagattttgtttttaatataatataggGTACAAGTATTATTTAACTGATCCTAGATACGTTCTGTGTGTTTATTGTTTACTGTCAACTTCCTATTTTAATAACGCTATCGAGACTGTTAGGTTTTTTTTATACGGGATGGTCCACCAAATAAATCAGTGTTAtgtttgcatttttttaattgtacttTCTATTTGTTGTGATTAGCATTAGGTGTTgggtttttatatctttattaattattagtcattttcaacatcttattacacttttcttctttttttatctgCATTGTgtcatagacaaataaaaagcatagagaattgaattttcatgaTACTATGATTTAATGTGATCAAGATATTTCGAATTATTTGTAAGAATCGATTATTAGTGGGGTTTAACTTGTTTTGGtcatgaaaaatcgaaaaattcatattttttaggttaCGTTTTCGTTTCTTCATGCTTTCTTtacatttcattataatttgattaatggataaaaaattgattcttgttaataaaaatgcgtaaaaaattaacaaaatggaaaaaaatactgaaaataacttttttttgcaCTGTGCACGGCACTATTGTCGGATTTACCCTAACATTTCCCTTTAAGCTTGTAGGGCATTAAGAAGCTCACTTTTCGTACAACCCCGTATCATATAAAGACATTGAAGACTTATTCCACGAATAAGATGATGAACAATTTAGTTTACACattataactattttatatAGTTCATAAATGTGTCGACTTAAACGTAAAAGTGTTAATAGAAATACTGATcacttcacatttttttctgtgaccaaatcatttttttaactaccctaatattacaaataattcatcaaattatataattttcaatgtaatGGCGTCCATTTTGAGCCCTGTTCGTTTAATGTCGAGTAAGCTGATGACGTGATTAACATTTCGctttctatgaatatttcttACGTCACTTCTTATCAAATCTGACATTCAAACCTTCAATTTATCCATGTGCCTTTGCTTGCACTCATAAACTCACTATGACTGTCTCTctttttatccttattttatcCACATTTCAAACGCTTTCATAACCtaattgttttcagtttttcaaaagtCTATAGACGGTTGCTTCTCCAACCTTGATGATATTTGTACACTTAGAAACAATACtgttcaaattttcatgtaCAAGAACGTCATTATACATTTAACACTAAAGAGGGAACCAAATTTCATTTTGGAACAAATAAttctaaatctaaattttctATCAATGATTATTACTATTACAACTATAATGTGTGTCACCTGGTATACATTAGCAGCGTTAGAAATCGTTATATTCTCTTTTTTCACTTCCGTTTCTTCCCCACGCACATGACTATAATATTCTAATTGTATTTCAAACATTACGTTTTCTgaatatatattgtaatatagCGACCTCGAAGGTTCTTTAAAATcgatgtttttgtttgtatatagAAATATTCGACACGCATTTTCGTAAAACTTTGTATTTACACATGAACATATATTCCTTAAATTGACAGTAATTAGTTTTAACTTCTTGTAGACGattatgattaaaaatactAACTTCATATAGTTAAACCCCCGTATATATATTGAACGCAATCATAAcctatatttatttcattggaATGTTGTATTTACTTTCTTCTTTTGATTTAGTACTCAACTGAACCGTCTAtggttcaaagaaatatttgaaaataataaaagtttatctGCCGTGTctttattattacataaaacataaaacacCCCATATTAACGTCGTTAGACCCTCCCTAACCCAGAAATAACAGATACCCAAGAAACAGCTATACAAACACATGCTCACGTATATATTTCAAATGCGTGCTGTTTGTAATGTCTTCGGAGTTCAAATTTAAGCTAAGTAATgactaaatttgttttttgaaggGTGGTTTGGAACAGACCCCTTAGGAATGTGCCGAAAATACGCAATCTTATGTTTTGAAAACAGAATTATATTCGGTAACAACTGTCCAGTATATAAGGTTTcaaatttaagtaattttaaaGAGCAGGTAAAAAATGGGATATATCGTATTTCAGTCGTaaggttatttatttatagaaaatgaaaaacaatactTTAATAAATATCACAATATTAAGCAGACTTCGTGATCTAAACgaaattcataacaaaaaaaaaacgattaagCCAAAACAAATTAGTTTAGAACAGAGCTGGAACAGTGGCATATTTATAGAATGAGGCAATAACTATTATTGTTAAGAAAGAAGTCAAATATTGATCTAAATACAATGAGTTTAGCCtcttcagttttattttttcttcgcatatttttatattttcactaatttttctTACCATTTTGGAAAATagcgaataaatattttgagcaCGGACCTGGTCGTTATTCATAACATGGAAATCAAATAGCTATGCAATTCATTAACTTGTGTGTAAATTGTGTTGCATAACCTacaaacttttaattcaaagtattatttacgtatgtatattattttttattgataatcgtcatgaaatagtttcaaaatggataatttattatttttccaagttttttcttttaattataattaaaaaagtcACCTGATTTTGACGGTCCTACACGTGTACCGCACATGCGCTTAACCATACTTCTCACATGTATTTGAAGTTATTTATGTCTAGTCAGTATCAAAATCAGAAGTTGTATTATTATATagtgaaaattatgtttttgttataagtatatttctaattaataaacGAGAAGATTTAGTGATTTAATTCGAACAGCTCCGAAATGACTTCAAGAATAACAGGTGATATTATTCAGTGTCAAGAAATTAGTTCAACTTCAGATTTGTTTTCCTATCCTTTCGAGTCCCGATTCGTTTTTAAAGGTAGAAATTCCTACAGAAGATCCTTTAATCCGTTAGAAACCCAGAACACCATATCCATGAACGAAATACCGATAATTGGTAACCCTTTCTGCTTTATATGTATAGAATTATTTTAACGCTATTCTCATacgtattttaatttttagatgaATCTTCAAATAACTCACTTTCAACTAGATTTGCAACAGTATCTGTTGTATTTATATTCTTAACATCTATATTAgtattatttcttgtttatagTACATTCCCTAAAGTAACAGAGTGAGTAAAAAATAGAATACGTTAATGTATCTCTTTacttttatcacatttttttagcGAAGAAAGACAACATTTAAAAGTACCTTGGAATATAGAGGATGCTAAAAATTTAGgaattgttttgaataaatataaaattgataattattatcaagTTATGGCGGGTGTTTTCATTGCATATATATTGTATcctttttttaactaaattttgcaggtagattcaattttatggaatatttattgaaaaaaatatatttttcttaacagATATGTAGTCTTCAAACGTTCGCGATACCTGGATCACTATTTCTGTCGATCCTCTCTggatttttatttccatttttcacaGCATTAGCTCTAGTTTGTACTTGCTCGATGTTAGGAGCTTCACTTTGTTTTCTTCTATCACAACTATTAGGGAGAAAATTAGTGCTACGTTATTTCCCGGAAAGAGCCAGGAACTGGGCAGTACAAGTAGAAAAACACAAATCCAATATGTTTAATTATATAGTGTTTTTAAGGGTGACACCATTCTTGCCAAATTGGTTTATTAATTTGACAGCCCCGGTGATTGGAGTGCCTTTATATCCTTTCGCTGTAGGTACATTCTTTGGGGTAGCACCACCATCATTCATAGCCATACAGGGTGGGCAGACTTTACAGGAGATGACTGCTAGTGATACAGCCTTCAATTTGACTTCGTTGATGTGGTTGTTAGTATTCGGGATCGTTTCGTTGATTCCTATATTTTTAAAGGGTAAAATCAGggagaaaattgaataaatttgatgtGTGTGTGTatgctatttatttatttgtatagatTATTCTTATTAAACTGTAGgtataatgtttttcttttcattctaatttataatttggATGTAATGATGTAtctttagttgaaaaaatattgttgggGTAAATAATGGTGATAGAGAACTCAAATTTTAAGAGGTTCAAATAAATAGGAGCGTCGTCGACGGTAGCGGTTTTGAGATACAGGTCGtgaaagttgaataaaaaaaattttgggttAATTAAAGTTTAGTACAGGATTGTAGATCGAGGTATTTGGAaggtaaaattatttttgaggtCTACTGATAACATTAATGGTGGCAGTTGTTTAGATTTTGACTGGTAGTACATTtagtatttctaattttttaaatgttgaaattacAACAGATTTCTTGGTGTATCTGTTAAGGATAGTAACGTTACCCCTTTTTAATTTATCATCTGATTTTTTCTTAACAAATCACTTcaataattgtgaaaaaaaaacgattgtaCCTACagttttagaacaaaattaGTCAGATTATGAAAGTGAttataaaaactcatatttttgtGTTATCTAAATCCGATTGTttgactttgatttttttttgtttttattcatatctCAGTACAATTTCGTTAAATAAAcagtcaaaaaattgttttcttcgattaaatattatgaaaaaaattttgcaaattgGAAATATAGaagtttataatataatattttttttttcatttaatataccTTCAATCACTTGAATTATCCATTAATCAACCCTAAAGAGAATATATCATCCTTAAAAACcccaaaaattattcattacaaACATTAATGGACAAATTTACGACTTAGTGAGGTTATAACTTATCCTAAGTACCTCGTAACATCAAAATTGTATGTTCAGAATTTACCCTTTTGCTGCATTAACTACCATTAAGAGAAGATACTAAATATCTGGATAATTCACCTGATTAAAAGTCCTAAACATTTTAATAAGAACAAAACAgcttaaaaattgatatttcaacgTCTTTCTGAATGAATATTGAGAATTTATAATCTAGAACTCTCAGTTCCAGCGACATCACTGTAAGAAATCTAAATGTTTGATCATTAGTGAAGATAACAGCATTACTCtactttaattatttcatttgcttgtttaattatttaaataatttcattattattgttttgacCCCTGTATATCTTTGTTATAACATACGTACGTCGTTGCAATGCATGTCTTGCTTAATTCAGTTGAAATACTTGccttcatataaatatataaattttctctcATGGGTaatcattttagaaaaaaaaaggatgaaaatcacgtttaattaaaaaatttagtactCCCAAATAAGTAATTTGGTCCAAggtatatttttctaattgaaataaatctgGAAGTGTGGTTATGAAAGTAAGATGCAATTTCTTATTGACCCTCGACGCTGATAGGAATCTTAAAGAACTTTTTGAATCAAATGAGATAAGCAGATTATTGGTTTCATGTGACAGCTATTTTAATAGGCCTACACCATTTCTGTCAATAGTCTGTTGACGTATACAATGGGAAAAAACTACAGGGTACGTACGAAAAAtgaaacattgaatttttttatttaattaatagaGTTTAATGCATTACCTCCCTGACAACCCGGTATTTCGACTTCCTAACTCAGGTATAATTtgggtataaataaataaaacagtttttttgtaaaatcagCCTTTTATTGACTCCACTTAAATCTACGagataaaatagaataaatagtttttcataaaattgttaaCAGTATGAATTGATATAAGTTACGGAAGGTCCAGTAGCATTTGTTACAGGAAGACTAATAGGGCGCCAATACCACCAATTATATGATACTGTAACAtacgaaaaaattatatcactTCAAAATGAAATAGCTTCGATAACAAGGATAAAATATCCTGATTTTGATGAAATGTTTGCAAAATCTTATCTCTAAAAAGGCTTTTACTGATAAAGTTTCATTTGCTCCCCAACCcaattaaaagttttaaaattttactaaatattttcgaaaatattgattttagacaAAAAAGTTTTGAACGATAAAAGAAGTTCataaaaagctctacaaaaaaggttatatacatttttatggTAAATCTAttcttttggaattttttttcaatcaatattttcgaagatatttagtaaaatagttaaaacttTGAATTGGGCTGGGGGGCAAACGACGCTTTATCGGTAAACCTCATTTTAGGAAGAATCTACTTTAATCAAAGATAAGGTTTggtaaaaatttcatcaaaatcttTCGGAATTCACACcccaatataataaatttgcaTACTAACAAATATAAGACGGCCTCAATATTACTGATATAGTACGACATTTGGAAGTGCATTCTTTGGAAGGTTTTAGAACAATAGTTCTCTCCCCTGACCCTTGAGTAATAAATACGTAACTACATTCGGTGTTTGGTAATACATAAGGACCTGATTGAACACCATCTATCATTACGAATCTTTCAACACTTTGACCTGACCTGTAAACAAAATACTataacattttgaattttttgggAGGAATAATTTACCTATCAGGTAGAAAAAATGGTTTTGGAAACAGCTGCCGGATAATCCTGGCAGAAGTCATTTTGGTAATGCGCCAGGAGATATGTAAGTCTGGATCAGAagctattaaattattattttttccaaataagtcTTCTAAAGTGATGATACTTGAATTTGTGGACTTTAGTCTTCTAGTTTctttattcaaagtttttttgttttgttcataatGGTATTTAAGCTTTTCAAAGTTTACAGTCTTCTGAGTTGACTGatgaatacatattttaaagatttattttgaaaatatgaattcatCTTACCTTTACAATATACGGAGCAGCAGTTCCTGATTTCAGGTAACTATCttcgaattttgaaatattcaatacagtaaaaacattttcacaaggCCAACATTCCATATCCGCTACATAAAAATAGGGATTTTCTACTAGACATGTTTCATCATATAAATctatacaaaaagaaaaaaaatatgaataatattgatttttttataacgaATTCGTACCTGTAAGAGCAGGAAATAACTTAATTATTGGAACAGAGAGATACCTTACAAATTTCAGTGTTGGATACGTTAAACCTTGGACATTTCTTAAAACTATACTCGTCGTTGGTTGATGAAcattaagtaaaatataaataaagataaaagaaGCGGTAAATAAAACgagtacattttttaaattggtaCAAATCTTTTGAGCTTTGTTAGTTTGGGACAAATTTGAGCCGTTTAACTCATTTTGTAATTTCACGAATGATTCTTTGAACACTTGATTAACTTCTTTTTTACTTAAACCTAGAATTTTGGCACGATTTTGTAATTcaactacattttttttatattctttcaaAAGATtgcattttgacattttattaaaaactaacctaaaaaaattgttttgattacAATTGACAGATATATTTAcggtttataataatttaataggtTTTAAGTAATATTTGCTATAgcgtatgaaaaaatttgattttatatgatatatatgattattttagaaatttttctagttttatttttatttttttattatgtttcacTAATATTTAGGCAACATACATTACACTTATACAAATAATTGCATTcagttatcaataaaattatctttatttgatGACTATTATCCATGATATACAGACAAAGAATGTTTACTTGTTTATTTATGATATCAAAATGGTAAATTGAAAACTCGCTACCCATTCCAGTCTACATATAACATGACACAAGCTAACATCTTACAAATAGActcaattttgataatttataaatacGTTATTGTCCTGATAATGTTTAATCAAATAGATAAGAGATAACCGTAGGATTGAACTGTGCATTACTTGAAAAAACGTTGCAATAATGATttcgaatgaaaatatttgaaaataaatctgttTAAATGAAAAGGCATAAGTAAGAATAGACATGAATAGGAGTATTACTTTATCCGAAATAGTTTCTTCAACGTTCACAAACAATGTAGGTGAAagggaaaattataaaaaccatAAAGAAAAGTTTGTGTTGAAAATTGCAGTGGGTATTATTGAGGtgagtttttttatcatatcaCAATGTAATTAATAagatttcataattaaaatttacgacgtattaatttgatttgacaACTGATAGGATAAGTTTATAAAGATACTACTAGATAGCGTTCTTTTCGATTTGtaaataagttgaaaatttattgtacaaGTTGAAAGTCTTATAcctaaaatttgttttgattaaattatttatataatataatatacgaatcaaatattttttgctattaTATACATGTATATTGTAATAATGAACGCGTGCTTTGTGTTGCGGGTTGTCTACTTACcgatatgtttttaaaaattgggATAGTTTCTTCTCATTGTTTTACATTTATGAAACTTAGTTTTTAGTTGCATCTGTATATCAATGTTATGGAATTATACTCGCTAATTTGATTGAACAAGGGATTTATCCTGTAGAAAAGGTCACATGGaccacatttatttatatagcAGCATGGAATGTATCAGGTAATTAGGCGTTTAAATTTGAAACGTGAATGTATTTCAATTtccaaaatgaatgaaataaatgagaatttaaaatcatttttagttGGAATTTACTTTACACAGATGCCAGATATAATTGTTTCTCATTTAGAGGTCTTCTTGATGCGATTTCGAATCCTAATTGTTTTCTAATTCagtttctctttgtttttttttattctttaggGTTTTTCTGTATCTATAGAGGTTCTAAGCCTGTATTGTAGCTtggtgatataaaaaaaatgtttgtttatttcttaATGTTAGTCGAAtaaatgaagcaaaaaaaaaatagtaaatcctAGAAATTTCTGAACAGCAAGACG belongs to Diorhabda carinulata isolate Delta chromosome X, icDioCari1.1, whole genome shotgun sequence and includes:
- the LOC130902391 gene encoding uncharacterized protein LOC130902391; translation: MSKCNLLKEYKKNVVELQNRAKILGLSKKEVNQVFKESFVKLQNELNGSNLSQTNKAQKICTNLKNVLVLFTASFIFIYILLNVHQPTTSIVLRNVQGLTYPTLKFVRYLSVPIIKLFPALTDLYDETCLVENPYFYVADMECWPCENVFTVLNISKFEDSYLKSGTAAPYIVKSTQKTVNFEKLKYHYEQNKKTLNKETRRLKSTNSSIITLEDLFGKNNNLIASDPDLHISWRITKMTSARIIRQLFPKPFFLPDRSGQSVERFVMIDGVQSGPYVLPNTECSYVFITQGSGERTIVLKPSKECTSKCRTISVILRPSYILSYNWWYWRPISLPVTNATGPSVTYINSYC
- the LOC130902393 gene encoding transmembrane protein 41 homolog isoform X1, translated to MTSRITGDIIQCQEISSTSDLFSYPFESRFVFKGRNSYRRSFNPLETQNTISMNEIPIIDESSNNSLSTRFATVSVVFIFLTSILVLFLVYSTFPKVTDEERQHLKVPWNIEDAKNLGIVLNKYKIDNYYQVMAGVFIAYIFLQTFAIPGSLFLSILSGFLFPFFTALALVCTCSMLGASLCFLLSQLLGRKLVLRYFPERARNWAVQVEKHKSNMFNYIVFLRVTPFLPNWFINLTAPVIGVPLYPFAVGTFFGVAPPSFIAIQGGQTLQEMTASDTAFNLTSLMWLLVFGIVSLIPIFLKGKIREKIE
- the LOC130902393 gene encoding transmembrane protein 41B isoform X2 — its product is MTSRITDESSNNSLSTRFATVSVVFIFLTSILVLFLVYSTFPKVTDEERQHLKVPWNIEDAKNLGIVLNKYKIDNYYQVMAGVFIAYIFLQTFAIPGSLFLSILSGFLFPFFTALALVCTCSMLGASLCFLLSQLLGRKLVLRYFPERARNWAVQVEKHKSNMFNYIVFLRVTPFLPNWFINLTAPVIGVPLYPFAVGTFFGVAPPSFIAIQGGQTLQEMTASDTAFNLTSLMWLLVFGIVSLIPIFLKGKIREKIE